In a single window of the Streptomyces sp. HUAS ZL42 genome:
- the rplW gene encoding 50S ribosomal protein L23 yields the protein MATRHPSIASKAAKAAKAARVAKARRHAAEGKNTVETPLSKSYTDPRDVLLKPVVSEKSYALLDENKYTFIVDPRANKTQIKEAVQAVFSVKVTGVNTINRQGKRKRTRTGFGQRAATKRAIVTLAEGDRIDIFGGPTS from the coding sequence ATGGCTACGCGTCACCCGAGCATCGCCTCGAAGGCTGCGAAGGCCGCCAAGGCCGCGCGCGTCGCCAAGGCGCGCCGCCACGCCGCCGAGGGCAAGAACACCGTCGAGACGCCGCTGAGCAAGTCGTACACGGACCCCCGTGACGTCCTGCTGAAGCCCGTCGTCTCCGAGAAGAGCTACGCGCTTCTCGACGAGAACAAGTACACGTTCATCGTCGACCCGCGTGCCAACAAGACCCAGATCAAGGAGGCCGTGCAGGCGGTCTTCTCGGTCAAGGTCACCGGGGTCAACACGATCAACCGCCAGGGCAAGCGCAAGCGGACCCGCACGGGCTTCGGCCAGCGTGCCGCCACCAAGCGCGCGATCGTGACCCTCGCCGAGGGCGACCGTATCGACATCTTCGGCGGTCCGACCTCCTGA
- the rplD gene encoding 50S ribosomal protein L4, giving the protein MSTVDILSPAGEKTGSVELPAEIFGVEKVSIPLIHQVVVAQNAAARQGTHKTKTRGEVRGGGKKPYRQKGTGRARQGSTRAPQFAGGGVVHGPQPRDYSQRTPKKMKAAALRHALTDRARHNRIHVVTGVIEGETPSTKAARTLFGKISERKNLLLVVERADEAAWLSARNLPQVHILEPGQLNTYDVIVSDDVVFTQAALESFVAGPKANDTEGSEA; this is encoded by the coding sequence ATGAGCACTGTTGACATCCTTTCGCCTGCCGGCGAGAAGACCGGTAGCGTCGAACTCCCCGCGGAGATCTTCGGCGTGGAGAAGGTCAGCATTCCGCTGATCCACCAGGTCGTCGTCGCGCAGAACGCGGCTGCCCGCCAGGGCACGCACAAGACGAAGACCCGTGGCGAGGTCCGTGGTGGTGGCAAGAAGCCCTACCGCCAGAAGGGCACCGGCCGCGCCCGTCAGGGCTCGACCCGCGCGCCGCAGTTCGCCGGCGGTGGCGTCGTCCACGGCCCGCAGCCGCGTGACTACTCGCAGCGGACCCCGAAGAAGATGAAGGCTGCCGCCCTGCGTCACGCCCTCACCGACCGGGCCCGCCACAACCGCATCCACGTCGTCACCGGCGTGATCGAGGGCGAGACCCCCTCCACCAAGGCCGCTCGCACGCTGTTCGGCAAGATCTCGGAGCGCAAGAACCTGCTCCTGGTCGTCGAGCGTGCCGACGAGGCCGCGTGGCTGTCCGCCCGCAACCTGCCCCAGGTCCACATCCTGGAGCCGGGCCAGCTGAACACGTACGACGTGATCGTCTCGGACGACGTGGTCTTCACCCAGGCCGCTCTCGAGTCCTTCGTCGCCGGCCCGAAGGCCAACGACACCGAAGGGAGCGAGGCCTGA
- the rplC gene encoding 50S ribosomal protein L3 encodes MAKQIKGILGEKLGMTQVWDENNRVVPVTVVKAGPNVVTQVRTNDADGYESVQIAFGEIDPRKVNKPLKGHFAKADVTPRRHLVEIRTADASEYTLGQEITAEVFEAGIKVDVTGKSKGKGFAGVMKRHNFKGLGAGHGTQRKHRSPGSIGGCATPGRVFKGLRMAGRMGNERVTTQNLTVHAVDAEKGLLLIKGAVPGPNGGLVLVRTAAKGA; translated from the coding sequence ATGGCTAAGCAGATCAAGGGCATCCTGGGCGAGAAGCTCGGCATGACGCAGGTGTGGGACGAGAACAACCGTGTTGTTCCGGTCACCGTCGTCAAGGCCGGCCCCAACGTCGTGACCCAGGTCCGTACGAACGACGCCGACGGCTACGAGTCCGTCCAGATCGCGTTCGGCGAGATCGACCCGCGCAAGGTGAACAAGCCCCTCAAGGGCCACTTCGCCAAGGCCGACGTCACTCCCCGCCGCCACCTCGTCGAGATCCGTACCGCTGACGCCAGCGAGTACACCCTCGGCCAGGAGATCACCGCCGAGGTGTTCGAGGCCGGCATCAAGGTCGACGTGACCGGCAAGAGCAAGGGCAAGGGCTTCGCCGGTGTCATGAAGCGTCACAACTTCAAGGGCCTCGGCGCCGGTCACGGCACCCAGCGCAAGCACCGCTCGCCCGGTTCCATCGGTGGCTGCGCCACCCCGGGCCGCGTGTTCAAGGGCCTCCGCATGGCGGGTCGCATGGGCAACGAGCGTGTCACCACCCAGAACCTGACCGTCCACGCCGTTGACGCGGAGAAGGGTCTGCTGCTCATCAAGGGCGCGGTTCCCGGTCCGAACGGCGGCCTCGTCCTGGTCCGCACCGCGGCCAAGGGGGCCTGA
- the rpsJ gene encoding 30S ribosomal protein S10, producing the protein MAGQKIRIRLKAYDHEVIDSSAKKIVETVTRTGASVAGPVPLPTEKNVYCVIKSPHKYKDSREHFEMRTHKRLIDILDPTPKTVDSLMRLDLPAGVDIEIKL; encoded by the coding sequence ATGGCGGGACAGAAGATCCGCATCCGGCTCAAGGCCTACGACCACGAGGTCATCGACTCCTCGGCGAAGAAGATCGTCGAGACGGTGACCCGCACTGGTGCGTCGGTCGCGGGCCCGGTGCCGCTGCCCACTGAGAAGAACGTGTACTGCGTCATCAAGTCGCCGCACAAGTACAAGGACTCGCGCGAGCACTTCGAGATGCGCACGCACAAGCGCCTGATCGACATCCTCGACCCGACGCCCAAGACCGTTGACTCTCTGATGCGACTCGACCTTCCGGCCGGTGTCGACATCGAGATCAAGCTCTGA
- a CDS encoding Ig-like domain-containing protein: MLRRSGRWLPRAGVTVGTAVLLLGLVPVTAEAHQHGCHRWHSCPSDTGSYVCGDLGYFTYCGGTGDSSPAESVDITAPRQPKVVRPHAGKGGRVSLTVTAEEGARIEVAETDESGLEARTVAEATATGAGQTIAFKADSGSHTYTVTATDDAGNTSDVSDDITLDVDADVPAVTGFSIAGPDATTATAHVTFDSEAGAAYELTVSGRKERITGTVSGDGRVSDAPLVLPNGSYTARIQVTDAAGNVGSADRKLRVDLDKLAPQVAAHRAPGSDRVRFAITAPPRSKGTLTVGDAVEQAFTTDTDGRAEVGTQLPDGSYPAPVVEVTDPYRRSGRTSGRELIVDTVAPALKVKSDDERAAHGNLSLAVTTEAHAKVAVLYGAGAHDGFTSSGHSTTVTRALSPGTYRVTVTATDAYGNTTTKQLSLAVDDQRTAGEWLVLLLKMVLVVVLIAAAGYVYRRTRPAREARRARRATERYARELRSWEEERDRLVELAEFAAELADDERSDGDWSASWGKRKRDESVWWATDADMVQPGTNGLDISVKDSGTLVITGQRVLFVGRTRREWLFSKLVHVEHSGQDVTWMRVTNRTNVSGVRYRREPEKTRIAIELAIAEAPAGEAPELGTGRGPVLARLRQAITTHDRQQPSSPEPPLSAQQTGAGEPGRLTSTQHR, translated from the coding sequence ATGCTACGAAGATCCGGCCGCTGGTTGCCGCGTGCCGGGGTCACCGTCGGCACTGCCGTACTGCTGCTCGGGCTTGTTCCGGTTACGGCCGAGGCGCACCAGCACGGATGCCACCGCTGGCATTCGTGTCCTTCCGACACTGGCTCATACGTCTGTGGCGATCTCGGCTACTTCACGTACTGCGGCGGGACGGGCGACAGCAGCCCTGCCGAGTCCGTGGACATCACCGCGCCCCGGCAGCCGAAGGTCGTCCGGCCACACGCGGGCAAGGGCGGCCGGGTCAGCCTGACGGTCACGGCTGAGGAGGGGGCCCGGATCGAAGTCGCGGAGACCGACGAGTCCGGCTTGGAAGCGCGCACCGTCGCCGAGGCCACGGCGACCGGCGCTGGCCAGACGATCGCCTTCAAGGCCGACAGCGGCTCCCACACGTACACCGTCACGGCCACCGACGACGCCGGCAACACCAGCGACGTGTCCGACGACATCACCCTGGACGTGGACGCCGATGTGCCCGCCGTCACCGGCTTCTCCATTGCGGGCCCCGACGCGACGACCGCCACCGCACACGTGACGTTCGATTCCGAGGCGGGAGCGGCGTACGAGCTGACCGTGTCCGGCCGCAAGGAGCGAATCACTGGCACCGTCAGCGGCGACGGCCGGGTCTCAGACGCTCCTCTCGTTCTCCCGAACGGCAGCTACACCGCCCGAATACAGGTCACGGACGCAGCGGGCAACGTCGGCAGCGCGGACCGGAAGCTACGCGTGGACCTCGACAAGCTCGCCCCGCAGGTCGCCGCCCACCGTGCGCCCGGCTCCGACCGCGTGCGGTTCGCCATCACTGCACCGCCGCGCAGCAAGGGCACCCTCACAGTCGGCGACGCGGTCGAGCAGGCCTTCACGACGGACACGGACGGACGGGCCGAGGTCGGCACACAGCTACCGGACGGCAGCTATCCGGCGCCGGTCGTCGAGGTCACCGATCCCTACAGACGCAGCGGCCGTACGAGCGGCCGGGAGCTGATCGTCGACACCGTCGCCCCGGCACTGAAGGTCAAGTCGGACGACGAGCGCGCCGCCCACGGCAATCTGTCACTGGCGGTGACGACCGAGGCACACGCCAAGGTCGCGGTCCTGTACGGGGCGGGGGCGCACGACGGCTTCACCTCCTCCGGGCACTCGACCACGGTGACCAGAGCGCTCTCCCCCGGCACCTACCGGGTCACGGTCACCGCCACGGATGCGTACGGCAACACCACGACCAAGCAGCTGAGCCTCGCGGTGGACGACCAGCGGACCGCGGGCGAGTGGCTGGTGCTCCTACTGAAGATGGTCCTGGTGGTCGTGCTGATCGCGGCAGCCGGATACGTCTACCGCCGCACCCGGCCCGCCCGGGAGGCCCGCCGGGCAAGGCGTGCGACAGAGCGGTACGCACGCGAGCTGCGCAGCTGGGAGGAAGAACGCGACCGGCTCGTGGAACTCGCCGAATTCGCAGCTGAGTTGGCCGACGACGAACGATCCGACGGTGACTGGTCCGCCAGTTGGGGCAAGCGGAAGCGGGACGAGTCGGTGTGGTGGGCGACCGACGCCGACATGGTTCAACCCGGCACGAACGGCTTGGACATCTCCGTAAAGGACTCCGGAACGCTGGTGATCACCGGACAGCGGGTGTTGTTCGTCGGCAGGACGAGACGCGAATGGCTCTTCTCGAAACTGGTCCATGTCGAGCACTCGGGCCAGGACGTCACGTGGATGCGGGTGACCAACCGCACCAATGTTTCCGGCGTCCGGTACCGGCGCGAGCCCGAGAAGACCCGCATCGCCATCGAGTTGGCCATCGCCGAGGCCCCGGCCGGCGAAGCGCCGGAACTTGGGACAGGGCGCGGTCCGGTACTGGCCCGACTGCGCCAGGCAATCACGACACACGACCGGCAGCAGCCGTCCAGCCCCGAGCCGCCCCTGTCCGCCCAACAGACGGGCGCCGGTGAGCCCGGCCGTCTGACCTCGACGCAGCACCGATAG
- a CDS encoding DUF4333 domain-containing protein → MTTARWSVAAWSLSAVAAGALLGGCSASVNVEKDTPKLSADKLATTVSEKLAEQTGQPKPKITCPEDLVGKVGTTTRCKLTADDGSTLGVTVTVSSVKGGQINFDFKADDKASPAS, encoded by the coding sequence ATGACCACAGCCCGCTGGTCCGTAGCAGCTTGGAGCCTCTCGGCCGTGGCCGCTGGCGCGCTGCTCGGCGGCTGCTCGGCTTCGGTCAACGTCGAGAAGGACACGCCGAAATTGTCTGCGGACAAGCTGGCCACCACGGTCTCCGAAAAGCTCGCCGAGCAGACGGGACAGCCCAAACCGAAGATCACCTGCCCCGAGGACCTTGTCGGGAAGGTCGGCACCACGACCCGCTGCAAGCTCACAGCTGACGACGGCAGCACTTTGGGCGTGACGGTCACCGTTTCCTCCGTCAAGGGGGGACAGATCAACTTCGACTTCAAGGCGGACGACAAGGCGTCCCCTGCGAGCTGA
- a CDS encoding helix-turn-helix domain-containing protein, with product MTHENTRHTTRFTVIGNHLTQHPDLSLLAIGLACHIQSLPTGARVDIKTLADRFPEGATRIAAALRELKAHGYLRHERHRNPHDLLQPAHSCPASHHHPHPSPTSHAPTPPPEPDEVPVAPGDNHTPRKKHRKPLPAVPRPTYPAPTLLQQATDLLADPRRHDPHLLLSTCDTTHLAPGVAAWLERDVPPTADLPPEGPRRPAALLAHRLTTQLPPPTVRHPLRNCDGCDRAFRSPSPACAGHAP from the coding sequence GTGACCCACGAGAACACCCGCCACACCACGCGCTTCACGGTGATCGGCAACCACCTCACCCAGCACCCGGACCTCTCCCTCCTCGCCATTGGCCTGGCCTGCCACATCCAGTCGCTCCCCACCGGCGCCCGCGTCGACATCAAGACCCTTGCCGACCGCTTCCCCGAGGGGGCGACCCGCATCGCAGCCGCTCTGCGCGAGCTGAAGGCACACGGCTACCTGCGCCACGAACGCCACCGCAACCCGCACGATCTCCTGCAACCAGCCCACAGCTGCCCCGCGTCGCACCACCACCCCCATCCGAGCCCCACATCCCACGCACCCACGCCACCACCGGAGCCCGACGAGGTGCCCGTCGCCCCCGGAGACAACCACACGCCCCGCAAGAAGCACCGAAAGCCCCTCCCAGCCGTGCCGCGCCCCACCTACCCCGCCCCCACTCTTCTTCAGCAGGCCACCGATCTCCTCGCCGACCCGCGCCGTCACGACCCCCATCTCCTCCTCTCCACCTGCGACACCACCCATCTGGCCCCCGGCGTCGCCGCCTGGCTCGAACGCGACGTGCCCCCAACCGCCGATCTGCCCCCCGAAGGCCCGCGCCGTCCCGCCGCCCTCCTTGCCCACCGCCTCACCACCCAGCTGCCACCCCCGACTGTCCGGCACCCCCTCCGCAACTGCGACGGCTGCGACCGCGCCTTCCGTTCCCCCAGCCCGGCATGTGCCGGACATGCACCATGA
- a CDS encoding RNA ligase family protein — MRTHYPRTRHLPWSPGANADDLRVTGLSGLRGREVVVTEKLDGENTTLYADGLHARSLDSAHHPSRTWVKALQARIGHAIPEGWRVCGENMFARHSIAYDDLESYFYGFSVWDADGRCLEWDRTVAFLRGLGIPVPRVLWRGEFDERALRALRLDLGRQEGYVVRVAAGFGAQEFGERVAKWVRAGHVQTDTHWMHSAVVENGLGAGAALWAVRSGAAVDPGALEEAVGLPGEGDPRAVARLDPVGRAGDDRLAGVLAALLHGGRRARLAARLAGVVGMPLARRVADLVGLHPALHRPYPDEDRRAGLIRLSYAADLGLLHAVARATADTDEALEQVEWSALHAEDVGSLDEGGLREAFAGLPAEAAVRCRAEAREAYALGRIGSVEEAVAATWRRRSGAFPKLIHMAGPAGSGKSTFARGLPGVDAYVSLDDLREARGARADQRANGDVLREGLDRLDRALAAGGTVVWDATSLNKQQRSLVHTIAHRRDALITHAVVLVDEDELIRRNARREHPVPPDVLTAQLRRFGPPYPGDAHRTWYIGASGIVEDEV; from the coding sequence ATGCGTACGCACTATCCGCGGACCCGGCATCTGCCCTGGTCCCCCGGCGCGAATGCCGATGATCTCCGGGTCACCGGCCTGTCCGGCCTGCGCGGCCGGGAGGTCGTCGTCACCGAGAAGCTCGACGGTGAGAACACCACGCTGTACGCCGACGGCCTGCACGCCCGCTCGCTGGACTCGGCCCACCACCCCTCCCGCACCTGGGTCAAGGCGCTGCAGGCACGGATCGGCCACGCCATTCCCGAGGGATGGCGGGTGTGCGGGGAGAACATGTTCGCCCGGCACTCGATCGCGTACGACGACCTGGAGAGCTATTTCTACGGCTTCTCGGTGTGGGACGCGGACGGCCGCTGCCTGGAGTGGGACCGGACGGTGGCCTTTCTGCGCGGGCTCGGCATTCCCGTACCGCGGGTGCTGTGGCGAGGCGAGTTCGACGAGCGGGCACTGCGCGCGCTGCGGCTGGATCTCGGGCGGCAGGAGGGGTACGTCGTACGGGTCGCGGCCGGGTTCGGGGCGCAGGAGTTCGGGGAGCGCGTGGCCAAGTGGGTGCGGGCGGGGCATGTGCAGACGGACACGCACTGGATGCACTCGGCCGTAGTGGAGAACGGACTCGGGGCAGGGGCCGCGCTGTGGGCCGTGCGCTCCGGCGCGGCCGTTGACCCGGGCGCGTTGGAGGAGGCCGTGGGGCTGCCCGGTGAGGGGGACCCGCGGGCCGTCGCCCGGCTCGATCCGGTGGGGCGGGCCGGGGACGACCGGCTGGCCGGCGTACTGGCCGCGCTGCTGCACGGCGGACGGCGGGCGCGGCTGGCGGCGCGGCTCGCCGGGGTGGTCGGCATGCCGCTCGCACGCCGGGTCGCCGATCTCGTAGGGCTGCATCCAGCACTGCACCGGCCGTATCCCGACGAGGATCGCCGGGCCGGTCTGATACGGCTGTCCTACGCCGCGGACCTCGGGCTGCTGCACGCGGTCGCCCGCGCCACCGCGGACACCGACGAGGCGCTCGAGCAGGTGGAGTGGTCGGCGCTGCACGCCGAGGACGTGGGGAGCCTGGACGAGGGCGGGCTGCGGGAGGCGTTCGCCGGGCTGCCGGCCGAGGCGGCCGTCCGGTGCCGGGCCGAGGCGCGGGAGGCGTACGCACTGGGGCGGATCGGCAGCGTCGAGGAGGCCGTCGCCGCGACCTGGCGTCGGCGGTCCGGCGCCTTCCCGAAACTGATCCACATGGCCGGTCCGGCGGGCAGCGGCAAGAGCACGTTCGCCCGGGGGCTGCCGGGCGTGGACGCGTACGTCTCCCTGGACGATCTGCGCGAGGCACGCGGCGCGCGCGCCGACCAGCGGGCCAACGGGGACGTCCTGCGCGAGGGGCTGGACCGGCTGGACCGGGCCCTGGCCGCCGGAGGGACCGTGGTGTGGGACGCCACGTCCCTCAACAAGCAGCAGCGCTCGCTCGTGCACACGATCGCCCACCGCCGCGACGCCCTGATCACGCACGCCGTGGTGCTCGTCGACGAGGATGAGTTGATACGGCGCAACGCCCGCCGCGAGCATCCGGTGCCGCCCGACGTGCTCACCGCCCAACTGCGCCGCTTCGGCCCGCCGTATCCCGGCGACGCGCATCGCACCTGGTACATCGGGGCGAGCGGGATCGTGGAGGATGAGGTCTGA
- a CDS encoding poly(A) polymerase — translation MRTSEEIYHRVRWDARFDPARFVLGVLQRGAAPKRVPLPAFVPGGEIPWHRVLFFEADGEVVWDRTTGVDRIDATEAGRVREARLLRAPFFTARTPYAWDGEDWAPARSPRGAASGGVRVLTWNTLWDRYDADRIDSATRRPLLLRALRDADVDVIALQEVEAELLALLLREPWVRADWTLATDPRGRDVDECGLLLLSRLPVREAAYHELGPHKAVTALVVEAGARPFVVAATHLSSDHSENGAERRSAELTRIAEGLAGVDADLILMGDFNDGGDTPQLTLGLRDAWSEAHGADDTTPTFDPGTNPLAAISSLTGRVSRLDRVLLRGLRVRRAELCGDVPTTEGLYISDHYGVRAELAAGAPETDAAEHVDERPTPRTALAWIPPEELWAPLQDIRREHDPQIRRWPPHVNVLFGFVPEHAFERAASVLATAATAPFDARLEGVHWFGHRDDATIWLDPAAAGEEPWADLHRTLLRHFPRCRGRHAGFTPHLSLGRTTDPNTLATACAARLAPMPVRVGELALLSRRGDEPMRVRGTVTLGTGEVRWVEEAAQDEAQDRSRVAEETSRRIGNTLSEGVVHVVGSRRMGCALPGADLDLVAALPGAVELAAIQAQLAAELPEATDVCEVVGARVPGLRLRVDGLEVDLVVVATGSMDPAEAVERRAELGEAAAIALSAVSDADAVVASVGAHGPAFARLATQVKAWAKARGLDSAPFGGLPGLAWSVLAARTAAEAGDLPPGDLLRHFFATWAAWDWREPVGSAGDSTEPLPLTITTPTAPVRPCTDQVTAGMRDLITQELFRAWELLDATKDPYPRAELLAPAPLHRRHAAWAVVTVGSDADEGRVRGRMRALLTDLSALAPDCHAWPRPFTTNPVRYAIGLGSTPPAPDDLAAVAARRLRDLTGVTLTGVEEGGVPTLR, via the coding sequence ATGCGTACGAGCGAGGAGATCTATCACCGGGTGCGCTGGGACGCGCGCTTCGACCCGGCGCGCTTCGTGCTGGGCGTCCTGCAGCGCGGCGCCGCACCCAAGCGTGTCCCGCTGCCCGCGTTCGTGCCCGGAGGCGAGATCCCGTGGCACCGCGTGCTGTTCTTCGAGGCCGACGGCGAGGTCGTGTGGGACCGGACCACCGGGGTGGACCGGATCGACGCGACGGAGGCGGGGCGGGTGCGGGAGGCCCGGCTGCTCCGGGCGCCGTTCTTCACGGCCCGTACGCCCTATGCGTGGGACGGCGAGGACTGGGCGCCCGCGCGCTCGCCACGTGGGGCCGCGTCCGGCGGTGTGCGGGTGCTGACCTGGAACACCCTCTGGGACCGGTACGACGCCGACCGCATCGACAGCGCCACGCGCAGGCCACTGCTGCTCAGGGCTCTGCGCGACGCCGACGTGGACGTGATCGCGTTGCAGGAGGTCGAGGCGGAACTCCTCGCCCTGCTGCTGCGCGAGCCGTGGGTGCGGGCGGACTGGACGCTGGCGACGGATCCTCGGGGGCGGGACGTGGACGAGTGCGGCCTGCTGCTCCTGAGCCGGTTGCCCGTCCGCGAGGCCGCGTACCACGAACTGGGCCCGCACAAGGCGGTGACCGCCCTCGTCGTGGAGGCGGGCGCACGGCCCTTCGTCGTCGCGGCGACCCATCTGAGCAGCGACCACTCGGAGAACGGTGCCGAACGGCGTAGTGCGGAACTTACCCGTATCGCCGAGGGGTTGGCCGGCGTGGACGCCGATCTGATTCTCATGGGCGACTTCAACGACGGCGGCGACACACCGCAGTTGACGCTGGGCCTGCGGGACGCGTGGAGCGAGGCGCACGGCGCCGACGACACGACCCCGACCTTCGACCCGGGCACCAACCCGCTGGCCGCGATCTCGTCGTTGACCGGCCGGGTCTCGCGGCTGGACCGGGTGCTGTTGCGGGGTCTGCGAGTACGGCGGGCCGAACTGTGCGGTGACGTGCCCACGACGGAAGGGCTGTACATCTCCGATCACTACGGAGTGCGGGCCGAGTTGGCGGCGGGTGCTCCGGAGACGGACGCCGCTGAGCACGTTGACGAACGGCCGACACCCCGTACGGCACTGGCGTGGATCCCTCCCGAGGAGCTGTGGGCCCCGCTGCAGGACATCCGCCGGGAGCACGACCCACAGATCCGCCGCTGGCCCCCGCATGTGAACGTGCTCTTCGGGTTCGTACCGGAACACGCCTTCGAGCGGGCGGCATCGGTGCTCGCGACGGCCGCCACGGCTCCCTTCGACGCCCGGCTGGAGGGCGTGCACTGGTTCGGCCACCGGGACGACGCCACGATCTGGCTCGACCCCGCGGCCGCGGGTGAGGAACCGTGGGCCGACCTGCACCGCACCCTCCTGCGCCACTTCCCCCGCTGCCGCGGCCGCCACGCGGGCTTCACCCCTCACCTCAGCCTGGGCCGCACCACCGACCCGAACACCCTGGCCACCGCCTGCGCGGCCCGGCTCGCCCCGATGCCGGTCAGGGTCGGCGAGCTGGCACTGCTGTCGCGGCGCGGGGACGAGCCGATGCGGGTGCGGGGGACGGTGACGCTGGGAACGGGAGAGGTCCGCTGGGTGGAGGAGGCCGCACAGGACGAGGCCCAGGACAGGTCACGGGTGGCCGAGGAGACCAGCCGCCGTATCGGGAACACGCTCTCCGAAGGCGTCGTACACGTCGTGGGCTCCCGGCGTATGGGTTGCGCGCTGCCGGGTGCGGACCTGGACCTGGTGGCGGCGCTGCCCGGAGCGGTCGAACTCGCCGCCATACAGGCACAGTTGGCTGCCGAGCTCCCCGAGGCGACCGATGTGTGTGAGGTGGTCGGGGCGCGCGTACCCGGTCTGCGGTTGCGGGTCGACGGACTGGAAGTGGACCTGGTCGTCGTCGCCACCGGTTCGATGGACCCCGCCGAGGCGGTGGAGCGCCGGGCCGAGTTGGGCGAGGCGGCGGCGATCGCGCTCAGCGCGGTGAGCGACGCCGACGCGGTGGTGGCGTCGGTGGGCGCACACGGGCCGGCCTTCGCGCGGCTGGCCACGCAGGTCAAGGCATGGGCGAAGGCCCGGGGTCTGGACTCGGCACCCTTCGGCGGCCTGCCGGGCCTGGCCTGGTCCGTCCTGGCGGCCCGCACCGCGGCCGAGGCCGGCGACCTGCCGCCGGGCGATCTCCTACGGCACTTCTTCGCGACGTGGGCGGCTTGGGACTGGCGGGAGCCGGTGGGATCGGCGGGCGACAGCACCGAGCCCCTCCCCCTCACCATCACAACTCCCACCGCCCCGGTACGCCCCTGTACGGACCAAGTTACGGCGGGCATGCGCGACCTCATCACCCAAGAGCTGTTCCGTGCCTGGGAGTTGCTGGACGCGACCAAGGACCCGTACCCCCGTGCCGAACTCCTCGCCCCTGCCCCACTCCACCGCCGCCACGCGGCCTGGGCGGTGGTGACGGTGGGCTCGGACGCGGACGAGGGCCGGGTACGCGGCAGGATGCGCGCCCTCCTCACCGACCTCTCGGCGCTGGCCCCCGACTGCCACGCCTGGCCCCGCCCCTTCACCACGAACCCGGTCCGCTACGCCATCGGGCTGGGCTCCACCCCACCGGCCCCGGACGACCTCGCAGCCGTGGCGGCACGCCGACTGCGCGACCTGACGGGGGTCACGCTGACGGGGGTTGAGGAGGGCGGGGTTCCAACCCTGCGCTGA